One Vibrio penaeicida DNA segment encodes these proteins:
- a CDS encoding Gfo/Idh/MocA family protein produces MKTIRFGIIGGGMMGKEFASAASRWCHLTNVAGKPEIVALCDTNTSIHGWYRDNFPSIRTYTENYQELLSDESIDAIYCAVPHHLHEKLYIDIIKAGKHLLAEKPFGIDKSASEKILACIDDHPEVFVRCTSEFPFYPAMQAMIRDMENSGENTFLHADIGFLHSSDINPDKPINWKRQKQFCGEYGCMGDLGMHILHVPLKLGWAFDSVYAQLSDVVKRRKNTQGEWIDCDTFENADLHCMTSWQGQVFPTRLKTYRIAPGHNNSWYFELHGINGSFRFSTANPNQYEKMEYQAGGAQIWQTVPVGYLPVYPTISGGIMEFGFTDAVLQMWASFIDELASGSVSGFQCVTPQEAMIQHQIFTAALLSHQNKSVEKIQ; encoded by the coding sequence ATGAAAACCATCCGATTTGGGATTATTGGCGGTGGGATGATGGGCAAAGAATTTGCCTCGGCAGCCTCACGTTGGTGTCATTTAACGAATGTTGCAGGCAAGCCTGAAATCGTCGCGCTGTGTGATACCAACACGTCAATACATGGCTGGTATCGAGACAATTTTCCATCCATCAGAACTTATACTGAAAATTACCAAGAGCTACTTAGCGATGAATCCATCGATGCGATTTATTGCGCGGTGCCACATCACTTACATGAAAAGCTCTATATAGACATCATCAAAGCAGGGAAGCACCTACTTGCTGAAAAACCTTTCGGCATCGACAAATCGGCATCTGAAAAGATTTTAGCGTGCATTGACGATCACCCAGAGGTGTTTGTTCGTTGTACTTCAGAATTTCCATTTTACCCAGCGATGCAAGCCATGATTCGGGACATGGAAAACAGCGGCGAGAATACCTTTCTACATGCTGATATTGGATTCCTTCACTCCAGTGATATCAATCCGGATAAACCAATTAACTGGAAACGGCAGAAGCAATTTTGTGGTGAATACGGTTGTATGGGTGACTTGGGAATGCACATTCTGCATGTGCCACTAAAGCTGGGTTGGGCATTTGACAGCGTTTATGCCCAATTAAGCGATGTGGTGAAGAGAAGAAAGAACACACAAGGGGAGTGGATAGACTGCGATACCTTTGAAAATGCCGATTTACATTGTATGACGAGTTGGCAAGGTCAGGTATTTCCAACACGTTTGAAAACGTACCGAATAGCACCAGGTCACAATAATTCTTGGTATTTTGAGCTGCATGGAATCAATGGCAGTTTTCGATTTTCTACTGCAAACCCAAATCAGTACGAAAAAATGGAATATCAGGCTGGTGGTGCACAAATATGGCAAACCGTACCCGTAGGGTATTTGCCCGTTTACCCGACCATTTCAGGTGGAATCATGGAGTTTGGTTTTACCGATGCTGTATTACAAATGTGGGCATCTTTTATCGACGAGCTGGCGTCTGGCAGCGTATCAGGCTTTCAATGTGTTACACCTCAAGAAGCCATGATCCAGCATCAAATTTTCACGGCAGCCTTGCTGTCTCATCAAAATAAATCTGTGGAGAAAATACAATGA
- a CDS encoding D-lyxose/D-mannose family sugar isomerase, protein MKRSQVNQAIRDAEELMEKFHFKLPRWGNWNKEVWQGNGDLAAYNHKYQLGWDVTDFNEDRFDQRGLVLFCIRNGDQSDKNSVPYAEKIMMVKEEQETPLHYHKKKVEDIINRGGGNLVVECVKVNGKGEHLDKDIEVTVDGEVVRAKPFEKIILTPGQSIRIPTGLMHRFYGEKGKGPVLTGEVSMANDDNGDNYFDQPLGRFSDIVEDEPAIYPLWNELK, encoded by the coding sequence ATGAAACGATCTCAGGTCAATCAAGCCATACGCGACGCTGAAGAATTGATGGAAAAATTTCATTTTAAACTTCCGCGTTGGGGGAATTGGAATAAAGAGGTATGGCAAGGTAATGGCGACCTAGCAGCTTACAATCATAAATACCAGCTAGGGTGGGATGTGACCGACTTCAACGAAGACCGATTCGACCAACGAGGGTTGGTTTTATTTTGCATTCGCAATGGCGATCAGTCGGATAAAAACAGCGTACCTTATGCTGAAAAAATCATGATGGTAAAAGAAGAGCAGGAAACCCCCCTTCATTATCACAAGAAAAAAGTAGAAGACATCATCAACCGCGGTGGCGGTAACTTAGTGGTGGAATGTGTGAAAGTGAATGGTAAAGGTGAGCACTTAGACAAAGACATCGAAGTAACGGTGGATGGGGAGGTTGTAAGGGCGAAACCGTTCGAGAAAATCATTCTTACACCAGGTCAAAGCATTCGAATCCCCACTGGATTAATGCATCGCTTTTACGGTGAAAAAGGCAAAGGTCCTGTACTGACTGGCGAAGTATCGATGGCGAACGACGACAATGGTGACAATTATTTTGATCAGCCACTTGGCCGCTTTTCAGACATTGTTGAAGACGAACCTGCGATTTATCCACTTTGGAATGAGCTTAAGTAG
- a CDS encoding carbohydrate kinase family protein: MAGRKGILCIGNWIIDLVHFVSPWPEKSGLGLIERQVKGPGGCAFNVAIGLSVLDDTLPVYGCGVVGDDEYGQLALDICHQYGFDYSWIKSVPGITAHTHVMTDISTGERTFFYQDGVSAGFSPVDIPYTAIGMRNIKIAHFGYLLLLKTMDTLDRNGLPYAAKALKQLKILGLETSLDMVSTEIENVEKQVTPCLKYVDHLIINELEAGYCLQKKLRKNGTIDSEDILEAAKALLEKGVNKNVIIHMPEGAAWVSKFGDYIWVESLQLSPEDIVSSVGAGDAFCSACLWGIYNEVSPEKTLHLANANAAECLKGYTTVDSLVSIQSIQEKY; the protein is encoded by the coding sequence ATGGCAGGTAGAAAAGGCATTCTGTGCATCGGGAATTGGATCATCGATTTGGTTCATTTTGTCTCCCCTTGGCCCGAAAAATCGGGTCTAGGGCTTATTGAGCGACAAGTCAAAGGCCCCGGTGGTTGTGCATTTAATGTGGCGATTGGCCTAAGCGTTCTAGACGACACCTTACCTGTTTATGGGTGTGGTGTGGTGGGGGACGACGAATACGGTCAGCTTGCTTTGGATATCTGCCATCAATACGGGTTCGACTATTCGTGGATCAAGTCGGTCCCAGGCATTACAGCGCACACTCATGTTATGACGGATATAAGCACCGGCGAACGGACCTTCTTTTATCAGGATGGAGTATCGGCGGGCTTTTCCCCAGTCGACATTCCTTATACCGCCATTGGTATGCGAAACATAAAAATTGCACACTTTGGGTATTTATTGCTGCTCAAAACCATGGATACCTTAGACAGAAACGGTTTACCTTACGCTGCCAAAGCGCTAAAACAGTTAAAGATCTTGGGCTTAGAAACCAGTTTAGACATGGTTTCGACGGAAATTGAAAACGTTGAAAAACAGGTTACTCCTTGCCTCAAATACGTCGACCACTTGATCATAAATGAACTCGAAGCAGGGTACTGCTTACAAAAAAAGCTGCGAAAAAACGGAACAATAGACTCAGAAGACATCTTGGAAGCCGCGAAGGCACTGCTTGAGAAAGGGGTAAATAAAAACGTCATCATCCACATGCCAGAAGGCGCCGCGTGGGTTTCTAAATTTGGTGACTATATTTGGGTTGAAAGCCTACAGCTCAGCCCTGAAGATATTGTTTCTAGCGTAGGGGCGGGAGACGCGTTTTGCAGTGCTTGCCTTTGGGGCATCTATAATGAAGTTAGCCCAGAAAAAACACTTCATTTGGCTAACGCAAATGCCGCCGAATGTTTGAAAGGGTATACAACGGTTGATTCGTTAGTGTCTATTCAGAGTATTCAAGAAAAATACTAA
- a CDS encoding PAAR domain-containing protein, which translates to MSKPAARVGDAHACPDKTGKIPHVGCPVAAGSPNVLVNSMPAARQGDMAPCIGPPDSISAGSSSVFINGKPAARMGDGTAHGGVIASGSGNVLIGDAGIMVSSESSEVAAIKERDKEEARAGYQPTEFVPIKSLVEAEELHLPMLKLCSMGQ; encoded by the coding sequence ATGTCTAAACCTGCCGCACGTGTTGGAGATGCGCACGCCTGTCCGGATAAAACGGGGAAAATCCCTCATGTGGGGTGTCCTGTTGCAGCTGGCTCACCAAATGTACTGGTCAATTCTATGCCTGCAGCCCGTCAGGGTGATATGGCTCCATGTATTGGTCCCCCAGATTCCATATCTGCTGGTTCATCAAGCGTTTTCATTAACGGAAAACCGGCTGCTCGAATGGGAGATGGGACGGCTCATGGCGGCGTTATTGCAAGTGGTAGCGGCAATGTATTAATTGGAGATGCAGGTATTATGGTAAGTTCTGAAAGCTCCGAAGTTGCGGCAATCAAAGAACGAGATAAAGAAGAAGCCAGAGCAGGATATCAACCAACGGAGTTTGTTCCTATCAAGAGCCTAGTTGAAGCTGAAGAGTTACATTTACCCATGCTAAAACTGTGTTCGATGGGGCAATAA